A genomic segment from Stenotrophomonas maltophilia encodes:
- the prfA gene encoding peptide chain release factor 1: MTPTLRRKLEALAERREELERLLAEPDVVADNTRFRDLSREFAQLEPVAAALADEARAKADLAAAEGMRADPDLRELADEEIAAAQARLQELEEELALLLVPRDPRDEGNLFLEVRAGTGGDEAAIFAGDLFRMYARYAERQGWKVEIESDNPGEHGGYKEVVARVVGRGAFSRLKFESGTHRVQRVPATESQGRIHTSAATVAIIPEADEVDDIVINPADLRVDTFRSSGAGGQHVNKTESAIRITHVPTGVVVECQTERSQHANRDKAMKRLKAQLLDAERQRQDAAQAESRRLQVGSGDRSQRIRTYNFPQGRITDHRVEGLTLYDLPNILAGDLDPLLQRLSHEHQVDALAQLSAG, encoded by the coding sequence ATGACGCCGACCCTGCGCCGTAAGCTGGAAGCGCTGGCCGAGCGCCGCGAAGAACTGGAACGCCTGCTCGCCGAACCCGATGTGGTCGCCGACAACACCCGTTTCCGCGACCTTTCGCGCGAATTCGCCCAACTTGAACCGGTCGCTGCCGCACTCGCCGATGAAGCCCGTGCCAAGGCCGACCTGGCCGCCGCCGAAGGCATGCGCGCCGACCCCGACCTGCGCGAACTGGCCGACGAGGAAATCGCCGCGGCGCAGGCGCGCCTGCAGGAACTGGAAGAAGAACTGGCCCTGCTGCTGGTACCGCGCGATCCGCGCGACGAAGGCAACCTGTTCCTGGAAGTACGCGCCGGCACCGGTGGCGACGAAGCCGCGATCTTCGCCGGCGATCTGTTCCGCATGTACGCCCGCTATGCCGAGCGCCAGGGCTGGAAGGTCGAGATCGAATCGGACAACCCAGGTGAGCATGGCGGCTACAAGGAAGTGGTGGCGCGCGTGGTCGGCCGTGGTGCGTTCTCGCGCCTGAAGTTCGAATCGGGCACGCATCGCGTGCAGCGTGTGCCCGCCACCGAATCGCAGGGCCGCATCCACACCTCGGCGGCCACCGTGGCAATCATTCCCGAGGCCGACGAAGTCGATGACATCGTCATCAACCCGGCCGACCTGAGGGTGGATACGTTCCGCTCGTCCGGTGCCGGAGGCCAGCACGTCAACAAGACCGAGTCGGCGATCCGCATCACCCACGTGCCGACCGGCGTGGTGGTGGAGTGCCAGACCGAGCGCAGCCAGCACGCCAACCGCGACAAGGCGATGAAGCGGCTGAAGGCGCAGCTGCTGGACGCCGAACGCCAGCGCCAGGATGCCGCCCAGGCTGAATCGCGCCGCCTGCAGGTCGGCAGCGGCGACCGCAGCCAGCGCATCCGCACCTACAACTTCCCGCAGGGCCGGATCACCGACCACCGCGTGGAAGGCCTGACCCTGTACGACCTGCCCAACATCCTGGCCGGTGACCTCGACCCGCTGCTGCAGCGGCTCAGCCACGAACACCAGGTCGACGCCCTGGCCCAGCTGTCGGCGGGCTG
- the hemA gene encoding glutamyl-tRNA reductase, with the protein MTLWVLGLNHQTAPVELRERAAFAGEALPRALGSLRDTPQIAEAVLLSTCNRTELYAVAESAQALDQWLHGQAGDLQGYLYQHADAEAVRHLFRVATGLDSMVLGEPQILGQVKDAWSTARDHGLLGQRLDRLFQQTFSVAKRARTDTQVGANPVSVASAAVRLAQNAFARLDDSTVLLVGAGETIELAARHLSEGKVRRLLIANRTLAHAQELASRHGGVALPLTELDRHLGEADVVFSATAAREPVIHREMVAKALRARRHKPMLLFDLAVPRDIEAEVGTLNDAFLYTVDDLERAVEDNRRGRREAAAEAEAIIDLQVSRFVETQQASAHQAPLRQLRAFGEATRAELLERARQQLANGKPADEVLELLAHGLTNRLLHPPTAALRAAALSGDADLTRAAERLFPATPGYRHPPVRPDDADPAP; encoded by the coding sequence ATGACCCTGTGGGTGCTCGGACTGAATCACCAGACCGCACCGGTGGAGCTGCGCGAGCGCGCGGCCTTCGCCGGTGAGGCGTTGCCGCGCGCGCTCGGTTCGCTGCGCGATACCCCGCAGATCGCCGAGGCGGTGCTGCTGTCCACCTGCAACCGCACCGAGTTGTACGCCGTGGCCGAGTCGGCACAGGCGCTGGACCAGTGGCTGCACGGCCAGGCCGGCGACCTGCAGGGCTATCTGTACCAGCATGCCGATGCCGAGGCCGTGCGCCACCTGTTCCGGGTCGCCACCGGGCTGGACTCGATGGTGCTGGGCGAACCGCAGATCCTCGGCCAGGTGAAGGACGCCTGGTCGACCGCACGCGACCACGGCCTGCTCGGCCAGCGCCTGGACCGCCTCTTCCAGCAGACCTTCTCGGTAGCCAAGCGTGCGCGTACCGATACCCAGGTCGGCGCCAACCCGGTGTCGGTGGCCTCGGCGGCGGTGCGCCTGGCGCAGAACGCGTTCGCGCGCCTGGACGACTCCACCGTGCTGCTGGTCGGCGCCGGCGAGACCATCGAGCTGGCTGCGCGCCACCTGAGCGAAGGCAAGGTGCGGCGGCTGCTGATCGCCAATCGCACTCTCGCCCACGCACAGGAACTGGCGAGCCGTCATGGTGGCGTGGCACTGCCGCTGACCGAACTGGACCGCCACCTCGGCGAGGCCGACGTGGTGTTCTCGGCCACCGCCGCGCGCGAGCCGGTGATCCACCGCGAGATGGTGGCCAAGGCCCTGCGCGCGCGCCGGCACAAGCCGATGCTGCTGTTTGACCTGGCCGTACCGCGCGACATCGAAGCCGAGGTCGGCACGCTCAACGATGCCTTCCTCTACACCGTCGATGACCTTGAACGCGCGGTGGAGGACAACCGCCGTGGCCGCCGCGAGGCCGCCGCCGAGGCCGAGGCGATCATCGACCTGCAGGTATCGCGCTTCGTCGAGACCCAGCAGGCCAGTGCCCATCAGGCACCGTTGCGGCAGCTGCGTGCGTTCGGCGAGGCCACCCGCGCCGAGTTGCTGGAGCGCGCACGACAGCAGCTGGCCAACGGCAAGCCCGCCGACGAAGTGCTGGAACTGCTGGCCCACGGCCTGACCAACCGCCTGCTGCATCCGCCGACCGCCGCCCTGCGCGCTGCCGCGCTGAGTGGCGATGCCGATCTGACCCGCGCCGCCGAGCGCCTGTTCCCGGCCACGCCGGGTTACCGCCACCCACCCGTGAGACCCGATGACGCCGACCCTGCGCCGTAA
- a CDS encoding tetratricopeptide repeat protein — MPALIRIPSVLLLSLACGQALAAVPAKAPVRGPATEELALEPVMAGEFALQAGKLAEAARWYLQAAQQTDGDAGLAERATRISMLANDDASAAKGLALWQQRAPRSLTLRSAAGALAMRQGDVKAARTELQALLADPDERGWKFALAALIGGGRDPAVPAQVLGELVDANAIPPKIEAWQEFGRLALRMDKPELARRMIDEVVKRFPEEPRVALLRASQLQQAGETDKALSLLHDVEPNTRQDPELRNAVAIAYDSLGQPAAAERVLAFGPQDVQTWGMRASLLAKQGDKAALSNLYNELSRQAAKPDPAQRLLLGKIAEYLKRYPEAVQWYHSVPGGDELSEARLRAANAQALAGRLPLALDEVHAIQSDAVVDDDVRRDAYLLEAELRQRGDDSAGELDALARGLAAYPDDNGLLYARALTWERRDDIPRAEADLRKILVTDPENVPALNALGYTLADRTGRLQEALELIDRARVAEPDNAAIVDSYGWVLYRLGRKEEALVQLRRAWTLAKDPEIAAHVGEVLWVLGKHDEARHFFDEAAKLDPENRALLRAREKFNP; from the coding sequence ATGCCCGCATTGATTCGCATCCCCAGTGTTCTGCTGCTGTCCCTGGCCTGCGGCCAGGCCCTGGCGGCGGTGCCGGCCAAGGCTCCCGTACGGGGCCCGGCCACTGAGGAACTGGCGCTGGAACCGGTGATGGCCGGTGAGTTCGCCCTGCAGGCCGGCAAGCTGGCCGAGGCCGCACGCTGGTACCTGCAGGCCGCCCAGCAGACCGACGGCGATGCCGGCCTGGCCGAGCGCGCGACCCGTATTTCCATGCTCGCCAACGATGATGCCAGCGCGGCCAAGGGCCTGGCCCTGTGGCAGCAGCGCGCCCCACGCTCGCTGACCCTGCGCAGTGCGGCCGGTGCGCTGGCCATGCGCCAGGGCGATGTGAAGGCCGCCCGCACCGAGCTGCAGGCGCTGCTGGCCGACCCCGACGAGCGCGGCTGGAAGTTCGCCCTGGCCGCGCTGATCGGCGGTGGCCGCGACCCGGCGGTGCCGGCGCAGGTGCTCGGCGAGCTGGTCGATGCCAATGCGATTCCGCCGAAGATCGAGGCCTGGCAGGAGTTCGGTCGCCTGGCCCTGCGCATGGACAAGCCCGAGCTGGCGCGGCGCATGATCGATGAAGTGGTCAAGCGCTTCCCGGAAGAGCCGCGCGTGGCGCTGCTGCGTGCCAGCCAGCTGCAACAGGCGGGCGAGACCGACAAGGCATTGTCGTTGCTGCACGACGTCGAGCCGAATACCCGCCAGGACCCCGAGCTGCGCAATGCGGTGGCCATCGCCTACGACAGCCTGGGACAGCCGGCTGCGGCCGAGCGTGTATTGGCATTCGGCCCGCAGGACGTACAGACCTGGGGCATGCGCGCTTCGCTGCTGGCCAAGCAGGGCGACAAGGCAGCGCTGTCCAATCTCTACAACGAGCTGTCGCGGCAGGCGGCCAAGCCGGATCCGGCACAGCGCCTGCTGCTGGGCAAGATCGCCGAATACCTGAAGCGTTACCCCGAGGCGGTGCAGTGGTACCACAGCGTGCCCGGTGGCGATGAACTGAGCGAAGCGCGCCTGCGCGCGGCCAATGCCCAGGCGCTGGCCGGGCGCCTGCCGCTCGCGCTGGACGAAGTGCACGCGATCCAGTCCGATGCGGTGGTCGATGACGATGTACGCCGCGACGCGTACCTGCTGGAGGCCGAGCTGCGCCAGCGCGGCGACGACAGTGCCGGCGAACTGGATGCATTGGCCCGCGGCCTGGCCGCCTACCCGGACGACAACGGCCTGCTGTACGCCCGAGCGCTCACCTGGGAGCGCCGCGACGACATCCCGCGCGCCGAGGCCGATCTGCGCAAGATCCTGGTGACCGACCCGGAAAACGTGCCGGCGCTGAACGCGCTGGGCTACACCCTGGCCGACCGTACCGGTCGCCTGCAGGAGGCGCTGGAGCTGATCGACCGCGCCCGCGTGGCCGAGCCGGACAACGCCGCCATCGTCGACAGCTATGGCTGGGTGCTGTATCGCCTGGGCCGCAAGGAAGAAGCGCTGGTGCAGCTGCGCCGGGCCTGGACCCTGGCCAAGGACCCGGAGATCGCCGCCCACGTCGGCGAAGTGCTGTGGGTGCTGGGCAAGCATGATGAGGCCCGCCACTTCTTCGACGAAGCGGCCAAGCTCGACCCTGAAAACCGCGCGCTGCTGCGCGCCCGCGAGAAATTCAATCCATGA
- the lolB gene encoding lipoprotein insertase outer membrane protein LolB yields MSGSLIRPLLLAATTLAVSACTSVGTQKTPAPAVVEIVSAEAAQAEAARVAALQAQPDWAFQGRVAVSKGKDGGSGRIDWKQDGRRYVVELSAPVTRQSWKLTGDTHSEAGRLEGLAGGTRDGEDAQQLLLEATGWDIPVNQLPEWIRGLVAGDAAGPEKVERDGEGRPRRMQQMGWQVQYLDWYPAEAGRPAVPRRIEASNGDAKVRLLVDQWGQGTP; encoded by the coding sequence ATGAGTGGTTCCCTGATCCGGCCGCTGCTGTTGGCGGCCACGACCCTGGCGGTGAGCGCCTGTACCAGCGTCGGCACGCAGAAAACCCCGGCGCCAGCGGTGGTCGAGATTGTTTCGGCTGAAGCGGCGCAGGCCGAGGCAGCGCGCGTGGCCGCGCTGCAGGCACAGCCGGACTGGGCCTTCCAGGGCCGGGTCGCGGTCAGCAAGGGCAAGGACGGTGGCAGCGGTCGCATCGACTGGAAGCAGGACGGGCGCCGTTATGTGGTCGAGCTGAGCGCGCCGGTGACCCGGCAGAGCTGGAAGCTGACTGGCGATACCCATTCCGAAGCCGGCCGCCTGGAAGGGCTGGCCGGTGGCACCCGTGACGGTGAGGATGCCCAGCAGCTGCTGCTGGAGGCGACCGGCTGGGACATTCCGGTCAACCAGCTGCCGGAGTGGATCCGCGGCCTGGTGGCCGGCGATGCTGCCGGTCCGGAGAAGGTCGAGCGCGACGGTGAAGGCCGGCCGCGCCGCATGCAGCAGATGGGCTGGCAGGTGCAGTACCTGGACTGGTACCCGGCCGAGGCCGGGCGCCCGGCCGTGCCGCGCCGGATCGAGGCCAGCAATGGCGATGCCAAGGTGCGCCTGCTGGTGGACCAGTGGGGGCAGGGCACCCCATGA
- the ispE gene encoding 4-(cytidine 5'-diphospho)-2-C-methyl-D-erythritol kinase, producing MSGAAEDAGWSWWPAPAKLNLFLHITGRRADGYHELQTVFRLLDWGDRIGLRLREDGQVRRQGEGLAGVAEADDLAVRAARLLKDVANVEQGADIVVEKHVSAGGGFGGGSSDAATVLVVLNRLWRAGLDEEALAALGLRLGADVPVFVRGRNAWAEGVGERLQPITLAPAWYVVVEPGVHVPTPVLFADPDLTRDSPVAKIEDFASGTLVGNAFEPVLRRREPAVEAALAALSDIGAARLTGSGSGCFVEFASQSAAEQGRSKLPKELRARVAAGVARSPLLDALEQH from the coding sequence ATGAGTGGCGCCGCTGAGGACGCGGGCTGGTCCTGGTGGCCGGCCCCGGCCAAGCTGAACCTGTTCCTGCACATCACCGGCCGCCGTGCCGATGGCTACCACGAGCTGCAGACCGTGTTCCGCCTGCTGGACTGGGGCGACCGCATTGGTCTGCGCCTGCGTGAAGACGGCCAGGTGCGTCGGCAGGGCGAGGGCCTGGCCGGTGTGGCCGAGGCCGATGATCTGGCGGTGCGCGCCGCGCGCCTGCTTAAGGACGTGGCGAATGTCGAGCAAGGTGCGGACATCGTCGTCGAAAAGCATGTTTCTGCGGGTGGTGGCTTTGGCGGCGGTTCGTCCGATGCCGCCACCGTGCTGGTGGTGCTGAACCGGCTCTGGCGGGCGGGCCTGGACGAGGAGGCCCTGGCCGCGCTGGGCCTGCGCCTGGGTGCCGACGTGCCGGTGTTCGTACGTGGCCGCAATGCCTGGGCCGAAGGGGTGGGCGAGCGCCTGCAGCCGATCACGCTGGCCCCGGCCTGGTATGTGGTGGTTGAACCGGGCGTTCATGTTCCCACGCCGGTCCTCTTTGCAGACCCGGATTTGACGCGCGACAGCCCAGTGGCGAAAATAGAGGACTTCGCTTCCGGGACCCTGGTCGGGAACGCGTTCGAACCGGTGCTGCGCCGCCGTGAGCCTGCCGTCGAGGCAGCGCTCGCCGCGTTGAGCGACATCGGCGCGGCGCGGCTGACCGGGTCGGGAAGTGGTTGTTTCGTCGAGTTCGCGTCGCAGTCTGCTGCAGAGCAGGGACGGTCGAAATTGCCGAAGGAGTTGCGGGCAAGGGTGGCAGCGGGCGTTGCGCGTTCGCCACTGCTGGATGCACTCGAGCAACACTAG
- a CDS encoding ribose-phosphate diphosphokinase: MQESPNLLVFSGNANKRLAQNICKELGVRPGKALVSHFSDGEVQVEIEENVRKQDVFVIQPTCAPSAENLMELLVLIDALKRASVASVTAVVPYFGYSRQDRRMRSSRVPITAKLAAKMFSTAGADRVLTVDLHADQIQGFFDIPVDNVYASPLLLADIWRAYGTENLIVVSPDVGGVVRARAVAKRLDDADLAIIDKRRPRANVSTVMNIIGDVEGKTCVMVDDIVDTAGTLCAAAAALKARGALKVAAYCTHAVLSGPAVDNITNSQLDELVVTDTIPLKDAARVCSKIRQLSVAEMLAETMRRIAFGESVSSLYVD; encoded by the coding sequence ATGCAAGAGTCCCCGAACCTGCTGGTCTTTTCCGGCAACGCCAACAAACGTCTGGCGCAGAACATCTGCAAGGAACTGGGGGTTCGCCCGGGCAAGGCGCTGGTCTCGCACTTCTCCGATGGTGAAGTGCAGGTGGAAATCGAAGAGAACGTCCGCAAGCAGGACGTGTTCGTGATCCAGCCGACCTGTGCGCCGAGCGCGGAAAACCTGATGGAACTGCTGGTGCTGATCGACGCGCTCAAGCGCGCATCGGTGGCCAGCGTGACCGCCGTGGTGCCGTACTTCGGCTACTCGCGCCAGGATCGCCGCATGCGTTCCTCGCGCGTGCCGATCACCGCCAAGCTGGCGGCGAAGATGTTCAGCACCGCTGGCGCTGATCGCGTGCTGACCGTCGACCTGCACGCCGACCAGATCCAGGGCTTCTTCGATATTCCGGTGGACAACGTGTATGCGTCCCCGCTGCTGCTGGCCGACATCTGGCGCGCCTACGGCACCGAGAACCTGATCGTCGTGTCGCCGGACGTGGGCGGCGTGGTCCGCGCCCGTGCGGTGGCCAAGCGCCTGGATGACGCTGACCTGGCGATCATCGACAAGCGCCGCCCGCGCGCCAACGTCTCCACCGTGATGAACATCATCGGTGACGTCGAAGGCAAGACCTGCGTCATGGTCGATGACATCGTCGATACCGCCGGCACCCTGTGCGCCGCTGCCGCTGCCCTGAAGGCGCGCGGTGCGCTCAAGGTCGCCGCCTACTGCACCCACGCGGTGCTGTCGGGCCCGGCGGTGGACAACATCACCAATTCCCAGCTCGACGAGCTGGTGGTGACCGACACCATTCCGCTGAAGGACGCCGCGCGGGTGTGCAGCAAGATCCGCCAGCTGAGCGTGGCGGAAATGCTGGCCGAAACGATGCGCCGCATCGCCTTCGGTGAGTCGGTCAGCTCGCTGTACGTCGACTGA
- a CDS encoding 50S ribosomal protein L25/general stress protein Ctc, translated as MSKTHEIKVTKRELQRKGASRRLRHAGVIPAIVYGGNAEPVAISLDHNEIWLAQQNEWFYASILDLNLDGQVQKVLLRDMQRHPYKQLIMHLDFQRVNENEALTASVPLHFINEDTSPAGKAADVVVTHELKEVTITCLPKDLPESIEVDLGELKAGDVVYLSNIKLPKGVEIPALALGKDHDDAIVTAKAGKADAADEEAAAE; from the coding sequence ATGTCGAAGACCCATGAAATCAAGGTCACCAAGCGTGAACTGCAGCGTAAGGGTGCGAGCCGCCGCCTGCGTCACGCTGGTGTGATCCCGGCCATCGTGTACGGCGGCAACGCCGAGCCGGTCGCCATCAGCCTGGACCACAACGAAATCTGGCTGGCCCAGCAGAACGAGTGGTTCTATGCCTCGATCCTGGACCTGAACCTGGACGGCCAGGTGCAGAAGGTCCTGCTGCGTGACATGCAGCGCCACCCGTACAAGCAGCTGATCATGCACCTGGACTTCCAGCGCGTGAACGAGAACGAAGCCCTGACCGCTTCGGTCCCGCTGCACTTCATCAACGAAGACACCTCGCCGGCCGGCAAGGCTGCCGACGTCGTGGTCACCCACGAACTGAAGGAAGTGACCATCACCTGCCTGCCGAAGGACCTGCCGGAGTCGATCGAAGTCGACCTGGGCGAGCTGAAGGCCGGTGACGTGGTGTACCTGTCCAACATCAAGCTGCCGAAGGGCGTGGAAATCCCGGCCCTGGCGCTGGGCAAGGACCACGACGACGCCATCGTCACCGCCAAGGCCGGCAAGGCTGACGCGGCCGACGAAGAAGCGGCTGCCGAGTAA
- the pth gene encoding aminoacyl-tRNA hydrolase, whose protein sequence is MAGLRLIVGLGNPGSEHARTRHNAGFHFVEALAEKAGARWNVDSKLFGETAKVEIAGQTVWLLKPATFMNLSGKSVTAAQRFWKIEPEETLLAHDELDLPPGAVRLKFDGGHGGQNGLRDTMRLLGHGKFHRLRVGIGHPGHKDRVVGWVLGRPSKDDDVLIARAIDDAIDVLPLAVQGDFNEAMKRLHTPK, encoded by the coding sequence ATGGCAGGATTGCGACTGATCGTCGGTCTGGGCAACCCCGGATCGGAACACGCCCGGACCCGGCACAATGCCGGGTTTCATTTCGTTGAGGCCCTGGCCGAAAAAGCCGGTGCGCGATGGAATGTGGACAGCAAGCTGTTCGGCGAGACCGCCAAGGTCGAGATTGCCGGACAGACGGTGTGGCTGCTCAAGCCCGCCACGTTCATGAACCTCAGCGGCAAGTCGGTCACCGCCGCACAGCGGTTCTGGAAGATCGAGCCGGAAGAAACCCTGCTGGCCCACGACGAGCTGGACCTCCCGCCCGGTGCGGTGCGGCTGAAGTTCGATGGTGGCCATGGCGGCCAGAACGGCCTGCGCGACACCATGCGCCTGCTCGGCCACGGCAAGTTCCACCGCCTGCGCGTGGGCATCGGCCATCCCGGCCACAAGGACCGCGTGGTGGGGTGGGTGCTCGGCCGCCCGTCGAAGGACGACGACGTGCTGATCGCGCGCGCCATCGACGATGCGATCGACGTGCTTCCGCTGGCAGTGCAGGGCGATTTCAACGAAGCGATGAAGCGGCTGCATACCCCGAAATAA
- the ychF gene encoding redox-regulated ATPase YchF: MGIKCGIVGLPNVGKSTLFNALTKAGIAAANFPFCTIEPNVGIVPVPDPRLNELAAIINPQKVIPTAVEFVDIAGLVAGAASGEGLGNKFLAHIREVDAITHVVRCFENADVIHVNNKVDPISDIETIDTELALADLDSVEKALNRAERAAKGGDKDAAARKPVLAKLQAALSDGKAGRSAGLDEEEKALVRDLFLLTLKPVMYIANVLEDGFENNPHLDAVRAHAAAEGAQVVPVSAAIEEELSQLDDEDRDTFLADLGLSEPGLNRVINAAYSLLGLQTYFTAGVKEVRAWTVRKGATAPQAAAVIHTDFEKGFIRAETIAYDDFIKYKGEAGAKEAGRLRLEGKEYRVQEGDILHFRFNV, encoded by the coding sequence ATGGGTATCAAATGCGGCATCGTCGGCCTGCCCAACGTCGGCAAGTCGACCCTGTTCAATGCGCTGACCAAGGCGGGTATCGCCGCGGCGAACTTCCCGTTCTGCACCATCGAGCCGAACGTCGGCATCGTGCCGGTGCCGGATCCGCGCCTGAACGAGCTGGCAGCGATCATCAATCCGCAGAAGGTCATCCCGACCGCGGTCGAGTTCGTCGACATCGCCGGCCTGGTCGCCGGTGCCGCCAGCGGTGAAGGCCTGGGCAACAAGTTCCTGGCGCACATCCGCGAAGTCGATGCGATTACCCACGTGGTGCGCTGCTTCGAGAATGCCGACGTCATCCACGTCAACAACAAGGTCGACCCGATCTCGGACATCGAAACCATCGATACCGAGCTGGCGCTGGCCGACCTGGACAGCGTCGAGAAGGCGCTGAACCGTGCCGAGCGCGCCGCCAAGGGCGGTGACAAGGACGCCGCGGCGCGCAAGCCGGTGCTGGCCAAGCTGCAGGCCGCGCTGTCGGATGGCAAGGCCGGTCGCTCGGCGGGCCTGGACGAGGAAGAGAAGGCGCTGGTACGCGATCTGTTCCTGCTGACTCTGAAGCCGGTGATGTACATCGCCAACGTGCTGGAAGACGGTTTCGAGAACAACCCGCACCTGGACGCCGTGCGCGCGCACGCCGCCGCCGAAGGCGCGCAGGTGGTGCCGGTGTCGGCCGCGATCGAAGAAGAGCTGTCGCAGCTGGACGACGAAGACCGCGATACCTTCCTGGCCGACCTGGGCCTGAGCGAGCCGGGCCTGAATCGCGTGATCAACGCGGCCTACAGCCTGCTCGGCCTGCAGACCTACTTCACCGCTGGCGTGAAGGAAGTCCGCGCGTGGACCGTGCGCAAGGGCGCTACCGCCCCGCAGGCCGCCGCGGTCATCCACACCGACTTCGAGAAGGGCTTCATCCGCGCCGAGACCATCGCGTATGACGACTTCATCAAGTACAAGGGCGAAGCCGGCGCCAAGGAAGCCGGTCGCCTGCGCCTGGAAGGCAAGGAATACCGCGTGCAGGAAGGCGACATCCTGCACTTCCGCTTCAACGTCTGA
- a CDS encoding NAD(P)/FAD-dependent oxidoreductase, with protein MRLLTVPRTSPHLIVVGAGMLGASIAWHLARGGARVTVLERDEGVARGVTHGSYGWVGSSSMLPSEDPARFRRVVDALPAFDQLQVQLGALPMAARGALLWAADEDETLRWHDELRAADQSVELLGQAQVGAVQPGLRAPSAAIWSPRDFAVEPAWLVRQLLKDAAEHGAQVRCSQQVLSLMQRGSRITGVRTTCGDVIADGVVLAAAMDAAVLCAPLGITLPLRQAPAVLMDFDAPAAILQRLLCAADLEVRPGLQGGLRVAADAPANGEAGLPALVHTTQAAIRALFVQEVPVVARSAAMFNRPTTRDGEPVCGFLPGVDGLYVAVAHPGIILAPQLGQRAAKVLLQR; from the coding sequence ATGCGCCTGCTCACCGTGCCCAGGACCTCCCCCCATCTGATCGTCGTCGGTGCCGGCATGCTCGGCGCATCGATTGCCTGGCACCTGGCGAGAGGTGGCGCCCGTGTAACGGTGCTGGAGCGCGACGAGGGCGTCGCCCGTGGCGTTACTCACGGTTCGTATGGCTGGGTTGGCAGCAGCAGCATGCTGCCGTCGGAGGATCCCGCGCGCTTCAGGCGGGTGGTGGATGCGCTGCCCGCGTTCGATCAGTTGCAGGTCCAGCTGGGTGCGCTGCCGATGGCTGCCCGCGGCGCATTGCTATGGGCAGCCGATGAGGACGAAACGCTGCGCTGGCACGATGAACTTCGAGCGGCGGATCAGTCGGTTGAACTACTGGGTCAGGCGCAGGTGGGAGCCGTTCAACCCGGCTTGCGTGCGCCCTCGGCTGCCATCTGGTCGCCACGGGATTTCGCGGTGGAGCCTGCATGGCTGGTCCGGCAGTTGCTGAAGGACGCGGCCGAGCACGGTGCGCAGGTGCGCTGCAGTCAACAGGTTCTTTCACTGATGCAGCGCGGATCGCGGATCACCGGAGTGCGCACCACCTGCGGAGACGTCATTGCTGACGGGGTCGTGCTGGCAGCGGCGATGGACGCTGCCGTCCTGTGCGCGCCATTGGGCATCACCCTGCCGCTTCGGCAGGCTCCGGCCGTACTGATGGATTTCGACGCCCCTGCAGCGATCCTGCAGCGCCTGTTGTGCGCCGCAGACCTCGAAGTGCGGCCTGGCCTGCAGGGTGGCCTGCGGGTTGCGGCCGATGCGCCTGCCAACGGTGAGGCCGGCCTGCCCGCGCTGGTCCACACAACCCAGGCCGCGATCCGCGCACTGTTCGTGCAGGAGGTACCCGTAGTCGCTCGCTCGGCTGCGATGTTCAATCGCCCGACCACGCGCGATGGCGAGCCGGTATGCGGTTTCCTGCCGGGCGTTGACGGCCTGTACGTTGCCGTGGCCCATCCGGGCATCATCCTGGCGCCGCAGCTGGGCCAGCGCGCCGCGAAGGTGCTCTTGCAGCGCTGA
- a CDS encoding VOC family protein, whose protein sequence is MFSHITVGTNDLDKASSFYDALLMPLGMRRRLVSPDGGPAAACWVTANAALPRFYVYSPYDRKPAGHGNGSMVAFLAPSQEAVDASHAAGLAAGGTDDGAPGPRPHYGPGYYGAYLRDPDGNKCHVVHRGDLA, encoded by the coding sequence ATGTTCAGCCACATCACCGTGGGTACCAATGATCTGGACAAGGCGTCCAGCTTCTACGATGCCCTGCTGATGCCGCTCGGCATGCGTCGCCGTCTGGTCTCGCCCGATGGCGGGCCTGCCGCCGCGTGCTGGGTGACGGCGAACGCGGCACTGCCGCGCTTCTACGTCTACTCGCCCTACGACCGGAAGCCTGCAGGCCACGGAAACGGCAGCATGGTGGCCTTCCTCGCGCCTTCCCAGGAGGCGGTGGATGCGTCCCATGCGGCAGGTCTTGCCGCAGGTGGAACCGACGATGGTGCACCCGGACCACGGCCGCACTATGGGCCAGGCTACTACGGTGCCTATCTGCGCGATCCCGACGGCAACAAATGCCATGTCGTCCATCGTGGCGATCTGGCATAG